From the genome of Fibrobacter sp. UWB5:
CAGTGCCTATTTTCCATACTCACGGAACCAGCGACAACGTGGTGGGCTATGATGGTCTCGAAAACAACCTGAAGAATTACCGCGACCAGTTCAAGTGCCCGTCTCAGGCGGAAGTTGAGAGCAACCACCCGAATAGCGAGAACAGGGCTACGCTTTACACTTGGGGCCCCTGCGAAAATGGTATCTATGTGAAGCACCTGAAGCTCGAGGGCCGTCAGCATAGTCCCTCCAAGGCCGATGTTTCCGATATCTGGAACTTCATCAAGCAGTGGGATGTAAACGGCCTTATTAGCGAAAAGCCTGAACCGGAATCCTCTTCTAGCGAAATTGCTTCTTCGTCGTCTGAAGCTCCGAAGTCTTCTAGCAGCGAATCCCATAAGCAGTCGTCTTCTAGCGAAGGAACCGAAGCTTTGGCCTTAGATGCAAGCTTGGCGTCGATCTCTGTCTACAATTCTTCTGACAACAGCATCATGGTTTCGAATGCCCAGGGCAAGTCCATCACGGTGTTCAACAGCCTCGGCCATATCGTCCGTACAACCCGCGGTATCGGGAACGTGCAGAAGGTATATACCGGAGCCAGGGGCGTGTACATAGTGAAGGTCGGTTCCAGGACTTTCAAAACCGCGCTCTAAGAATTTGTGTAATTGATGACTAAAAGGCACTCCCTCTGGGAGTGTTTTTTTTAAATTTGCAGTATGTTTTCAAGGAACGTGTCTCGTATACTTTGTTTAGTCGCGGTCACCCTGTTTGTGGGGCTCCTGAGTGGTTGCTACAGCTTTACGGCATCCACGCTTCCGAGCCATATCAAGACGGTCAAGATTCACGAAGTCGAAGACAAGACTCTTGACCCGGTGCTAGCCAACAACATTCGCGAAGGCGTAGTCGAAATGTTCCGCAAGAATGCTGGCGGCGTGCGTCTTGTAACCGGTGATGCCACGGCAGACTTCGAGATGACTCTCTTGAGCTATACGAACAAGCCTGAAAACTACAACAGCAATAGCGATGTCGAAACCTACCGCGTGACAATCCGCGTGAGTGTCAAGTTCTACGACAACGTGAAGGATAAGGTGATTTACGAATCCAAGTCGCTGAGTGCCGAAGGCACCTACGACGTCCAGGCGAACGAGACCGAAGACCGCCATGGCCAGGCCCGTGCCATCGAAAAACTCCAAGACCTGATTATCACAAATGCATTGGCAAAGTGGTAAAAAAATACACCGCCTTTGAACGAGTCGCTGGCGGTGCTAGGGGTTGGTTTGGAGTATTAATAAAATAGAACTTTTTATGTTAATAGTTCTAAACTATAACGTAAAATATTTTTTCACAAAGACTTACAAACTTTCAACGAGCCCAAATGTAACTTTTTTACCCGTTTTTTAAAGGGCTCAATCAGCCTTGAGTGACATCGCTCACAGTCACGGGTTCCTCGTTCAGCAGGGCTTCGGTCAAGGAGCTGCCCTTGTAGGTCAGCTTGAGCGAAAAGAAAGGCTCGCCCCTTTCAAGTAACGCCAGGAATATCAGGTCGCCGTCCCAGTGGGGGAGTTTGGCCACGTTTTCCTTGGGTACCCATTCGAGCGTGCCTTCGTCGCAGTCCTTGAGCGTGCCGGTAAATTCGGTTGCCGTGAACAGGTGCATGAACTCGGTCTGGTCCATGCCGTCGCTAATGAAGGTGACAATCCCTCTGTACTTCGGGCGAATCAGCGTGAGGCCCGTTTCTTCGAGAGCCTCGCGCTTGATACAGTCCTCGGGAGATTCCCATTCCTCGAACTTGCCGCCAATGCCGATCCACTTGTCCTTGTTGATGTCGTTTTTCTTCTTGACGCGGTGGAGCAGCAAGTACTTGCCGTCTTGTTCGATGTAGCAGAGGGTTGTGTTGAGCATTAACCCAATGCCTTGATGATAGCGTCGCCCATGCCGGTCGTGCCGACCTTGGTGCAGCCTTCCTGGTAGATATCGCCAGTGCGGAAGCCCTGAGCGATGACCTTTTCGCAAGCCGCTTCGATAGCCTTGGCCGCTTCTTCTTCCTTGAAGGTGTAGCGAAGCATCAATGCCACGGAGAGGATCTGGGCGAGCGGGTTAGCGATACCCTTGCCAGCGATGTCCGGAGCGGAACCACCGGCCGGTTCGTACAGACCGAAGCTTCCTTCGGCGATAGAAGCGGACGGGAGGAGGCCCATGGAACCGGTGAGCATTGCGCATTCGTCGGTGAGGATGTCGCCGAAGAGGTTCGGGCAAAGGAGCACGTCGAATTCACGCGGGCGCTTCAGGAGCTGCATGGCTGCGTTATCGACGTAGAGGTGTTCGAGAGTCAGTTCCGGATAGTCCTTGATGACTTCGTTCACGACTTCGCGCCAGAGCACGCTCGTGGTGAGCACGTTGGCCTTGTCGATGGAGGCAACCTTCTTGTTGCGGAGCATGGCGGCGTCGAAAGCGAAGCGGGCAATGCGTTCGACTTCGTAGCGGCTGTACTTC
Proteins encoded in this window:
- a CDS encoding PHB depolymerase family esterase, whose translation is MKYLLPILAAVSMSFAQWGGWGNGGGGKSINDYKKVSVSGRDVYVYAPSGIADNSPLLMSFHGMDQDPSYQQSNTHWEAVADTAGFVVAYPKGATGYSTWDIGGDQDTKWITQIIDQLANDYKIDKKRVYMSGFSMGGMLSYHAMGKIADKIAAFAPCSGYLMMGAGTAQRPVPIFHTHGTSDNVVGYDGLENNLKNYRDQFKCPSQAEVESNHPNSENRATLYTWGPCENGIYVKHLKLEGRQHSPSKADVSDIWNFIKQWDVNGLISEKPEPESSSSEIASSSSEAPKSSSSESHKQSSSSEGTEALALDASLASISVYNSSDNSIMVSNAQGKSITVFNSLGHIVRTTRGIGNVQKVYTGARGVYIVKVGSRTFKTAL
- the lptE gene encoding LPS assembly lipoprotein LptE gives rise to the protein MSRILCLVAVTLFVGLLSGCYSFTASTLPSHIKTVKIHEVEDKTLDPVLANNIREGVVEMFRKNAGGVRLVTGDATADFEMTLLSYTNKPENYNSNSDVETYRVTIRVSVKFYDNVKDKVIYESKSLSAEGTYDVQANETEDRHGQARAIEKLQDLIITNALAKW
- a CDS encoding 8-oxo-dGTP diphosphatase; translated protein: MLNTTLCYIEQDGKYLLLHRVKKKNDINKDKWIGIGGKFEEWESPEDCIKREALEETGLTLIRPKYRGIVTFISDGMDQTEFMHLFTATEFTGTLKDCDEGTLEWVPKENVAKLPHWDGDLIFLALLERGEPFFSLKLTYKGSSLTEALLNEEPVTVSDVTQG
- the leuB gene encoding 3-isopropylmalate dehydrogenase, producing the protein MSKNYKIAVLPGDGIGPEVMKEAVRVLDVVSKKFGFDVNAEWANVGGAAYDESGSPLPESTLKLGEASDCILFGSVGGPKWEHLPPNLQPERGALLPLRKHFKLFCNLRPARVYKELAGACPLRADIVGDGFNILTVRELTGDVYFGQPKGREGVPGSKEEIGFDTMKYSRYEVERIARFAFDAAMLRNKKVASIDKANVLTTSVLWREVVNEVIKDYPELTLEHLYVDNAAMQLLKRPREFDVLLCPNLFGDILTDECAMLTGSMGLLPSASIAEGSFGLYEPAGGSAPDIAGKGIANPLAQILSVALMLRYTFKEEEAAKAIEAACEKVIAQGFRTGDIYQEGCTKVGTTGMGDAIIKALG